One Oncorhynchus masou masou isolate Uvic2021 chromosome 18, UVic_Omas_1.1, whole genome shotgun sequence DNA window includes the following coding sequences:
- the LOC135504685 gene encoding large ribosomal subunit protein eL32-like: MAALRPLTKPKIVKKRVKKFIRHQSDRYVKVTKSWRKPRGIDNRVRRRFKGQMLMPNIGYGSNKKTKHMLPSGFRKFLVHNIKELEVLMMSNKTHAAEIAHNVSSKNRKLIVERAAQLAIKITNPNARLRSEENE; this comes from the exons ATGGCAGCCCTCCGACCTCTTACTAAGCCGAAGATCGTCAAGAAGAGGGTTAAGAAGTTTATTCGCCATCAGTCTGACAGATATGTCAAGGTCACG AAAAGCTGGCGTAAGCCCAGGGGTATTGACAACAGAGTCCGCAGGCGGTTTAAGGGCCAGATGCTGATGCCCAACATCGGTTATGGTAGCAACAAGAAGACTAAGCACATGCTGCCCTCTGGCTTCAGGAAGTTCCTGGTGCACAACATCAAGGAGCTGGAGGTCCTCATGATGAGCAACAA GACCCATGCTGCTGAGATTGCCCACAACGTGTCTTCCAAGAACAGGAAGCTGATTGTGGAGAGAGCAGCCCAGCTGGCCATCAAGATCACCAACCCCAATGCCAGACTCCGCAGCGAGGAGAACGAGTGA